The Microcystis panniformis FACHB-1757 region GGATCAACCGGACGGCAAAACGATAATCGCAGGTTATCCTTGGTTTGGTGATTGGGGTCGCGATACGATGATCTCCCTGAGAGGGTTAACTTTGACTACAGGCCGACCTGCGATCGCCCGTCAGATTTTACTAACTTTTTCCCGTTATCTAGACCGGGGTTTATTGCCGAATTTGCTACCCGATGGCGGAGAAATCCCCGAATATAACGCTGTCGATGCTATTCTTTGGTATTTTGAAGCCATTCGTTGCTATTTTAACCAAAGCCAAGATATTGAGTTTCTCAGAACTATTTATCCCGCTTTAACGGAAGTGATCGCTTGGTTTCGTCGCGGCACTCGCTACAATATTCACCTAGATGACGATGGTTTGATCTATGCCGGCGAAGCGGGAGTACAATTGACTTGGATGGATGCCAAAGTTGATGATCGGGTGATTACTCCCCGCATCGGCAAACCCGTAGAAATTAATGCTCTTTGGTTCAATGCCCTCAAAATTATGGTTCAATTTGCCCATTGTTTGGGCATGGATGCCACTGATTACGAAAAAATGAGAAAAATGACCTTAAAAGGGTTCTCTCGCTTCTGGGACGATTCCCTGGGGTATTGTTACGATGTTTTAGATACGGACAAGGGCAATGATGCCAGTTTACGACCGAATCAACTTTTTGCCGTGTCTTTGTCGGTGGAGGAGTTATTAAATTTCCCACAGAAAAAGGCCATTGTCGATGTTTGTACTGTCAAACTGTTAACTTCTCGCGGTTTGCGATCGCTAGATGCCGATCATCCCGATTACCGTGGCGTCTACAGTGGCGATCGCTTAAAAAGAGATAGTGCCTACCATCAGGGAACAGTCTGGGGATGGTTATTAGGGGCATTTATCGAAGCCCATCTGAAAGTCTATCGCGATCCTATCCTAGCCGAGAGTTTTTTAACACCGATGATCGACCATCTTCGGGATAGCTGTATCGGTAATTTAAGCGAAATTTTCGATGGTAATGCCCCTTTTACCCCTAGGGGAGCTTTTGCCCAAGCATGGA contains the following coding sequences:
- a CDS encoding amylo-alpha-1,6-glucosidase — translated: MVKLRFGRDICNYLPSAEKCEWLVTNGIGGFAAGTVAGLLTRCYHGLLIAALAPPTQRTLLVTKIDESVQYNQKIYHLASNRWLGATIEPQGYINIESFHLEGTIPVWTFICGDALLEKRIWMEQGENTTYTRYTYLRGNSPLTLNLTAFVNYRDFHGNTQGFNWQMAISPLEKGVRVIAYDHAVPFYLLISQGQVFPAHIWYYRFDLAVERYRGLIDRENHLHAASFSATLKVGESVTIAASTRPDPSLDGQSSLESRYRYESSLINPQQPPWIQQLTLAADQFIVSRPLRDQPDGKTIIAGYPWFGDWGRDTMISLRGLTLTTGRPAIARQILLTFSRYLDRGLLPNLLPDGGEIPEYNAVDAILWYFEAIRCYFNQSQDIEFLRTIYPALTEVIAWFRRGTRYNIHLDDDGLIYAGEAGVQLTWMDAKVDDRVITPRIGKPVEINALWFNALKIMVQFAHCLGMDATDYEKMRKMTLKGFSRFWDDSLGYCYDVLDTDKGNDASLRPNQLFAVSLSVEELLNFPQKKAIVDVCTVKLLTSRGLRSLDADHPDYRGVYSGDRLKRDSAYHQGTVWGWLLGAFIEAHLKVYRDPILAESFLTPMIDHLRDSCIGNLSEIFDGNAPFTPRGAFAQAWTVAEVLRVWQAIEEFSPESFKMINC